A stretch of the Vigna radiata var. radiata cultivar VC1973A chromosome 9, Vradiata_ver6, whole genome shotgun sequence genome encodes the following:
- the LOC111242567 gene encoding intracellular ribonuclease LX-like — MSLVYVLSLFLLLEVPKSCIANYDYFSFPQTWPKGYCDKQIAENKSIHCLGKIPKKFIIHGLWPQPSQQAPNGSQLAEEDIKAVEKELKLDWPNLIGRNFMFWKSEWKAHGVISEAQFPKLEYFKTALRIYKENNLLDILNKEKIVPKAKEVYSVSSVVAAVQKHTDHYPQLACYKDSKKNVSVLYEIRICLTSNANSYRNCPNPHGACGDGDLLFPK, encoded by the exons ATGTCTTTGGTTTatgttctctctctctttcttctcttagAAGTACCCAAATCATGTATTGCTAATTACGACTATTTTAGCTTTCCTCAAACATGGCCAAAAGGCTATTGTGATAAGCAAATAGCGGAAAATAAATCCATACACTGTCTCGGCAAAATACCAAAGAAATTCATTATTCATGGACTATGGCCACAACCAAGTCAACAAGCACCAAATGGCAGTCAACTTGCCGAGGAA GATATAAAAGCCGTAGAAAAAGAACTTAAGTTGGATTGGCCAAATTTAATTGGGagaaattttatgttttggaaATCCGAGTGGAAGGCGCATGGAGTAATTTCTGAGGCGCAGTTTCCAAAACTAGAATACTTCAAAACGGCGTTGCGTATTTATAAGGAAAACAACCTATTGGATATCCTTAACAAGGAAAAAATTGTCCCAAAAGCGAAAGAAGTTTATAGTGTGAGTTCCGTTGTTGCTGCAGTACAGAAACACACTGACCATTATCCTCAGCTTGCATGTTATAAGGATtccaaaaaaaatgttagtgTTCTTTATGAAATAAGGATTTGTTTAACGTCTAATGCAAACTCGTACAGAAATTGTCCGAATCCTCATGGTGCTTGTGGTGATGGCGATTTATTGTTCCCAAAATGA
- the LOC106773229 gene encoding ribonuclease 1-like: MSLVFVLSLFLLLEVPKSCSAYEYFKLTQTWPKGYCDKQLQEGQRTCKIIPKKFIIHGLWPEPHANAENGSVLSEHDIKPVEKELKLDWPSLNGHNLYLWKGEWSEHGVISEHHFPKLEYFKLALEIYKKNDMFDILKKEKVVPKPKELYARTSILEAVKKHTEHDAQVECFTDSKKNVSSLYEIRICLTADGSSYRDCPNPHGNCGDELLYPK, encoded by the exons ATGTCTTTGGTTTttgttctctctctctttcttctcttagAAGTACCGAAATCATGTAGTGCTTACGAATATTTTAAGCTTACTCAAACATGGCCAAAAGGCTATTGTGATAAGCAACTACAAGAAGGACAGCGAACATGCAAAATAATACCAAAGAAATTCATTATTCATGGACTATGGCCAGAACCTCATGCAAATGCAGAAAATGGCAGTGTACTTAGCGAGCAT gATATAAAACCCGTGGAAAAAGAACTGAAGTTGGATTGGCCAAGTTTAAATGGCCACAATCTTTACCTTTGGAAAGGCGAGTGGAGCGAGCATGGAGTAATCTCAGAGCACCATTTCCCAAAACTGGAATACTTCAAACTGGCGTTggaaatttataagaaaaacgaCATGTTCGATATccttaaaaaggaaaaggttgtCCCAAAACCGAAAGAGCTTTATGCTAGAACTTCCATTCTTGAAGCAGTAAAGAAACACACTGAGCATGATGCTCAGGTTGAATGTTTTACGGATTCAAAAAAGAATGTCAGTTCTCTTTATGAAATAAGGATTTGTTTAACCGCCGATGGAAGCTCATACAGAGATTGTCCCAATCCTCATGGTAATTGTGGTGATGAATTATTGTACCCAAAATGA